TCCCTCTCTCCGTGGCGGGGGCGGCACTCGACCGTAACTGCCCGGAATCACAATGTTCTTATTAAGTTCTTGGTTCGATCTCTTCAAGATTTTTTCCCCGGAACATCAAAAATCATCCTCCGTTCGAGCGGAAACACTTGACCCGCGGGCGTAATAGAAGCATTTATGCGCCCAGCTTGAAAACGCTGCCGTTCATGTCGCGCGCAGCGACAGATCAGTTTGCGAGGACCCAATGGCCAAGACCAACGTCATCCAGATCCGTCTCGTTTCGACCGCGGATACCGGATATTTCTATGTCACCAAGAAGAACGCCCGCTCGGCGACCGGCAAGATGGAAGTGCGCAAGTACGACCCCGTCGTCCGCAAGCATGTTGCGTTCCGCGAAGCCAAGATCAAGTAAGATCGGCTGACGCTGACGGAAAAGAAAAGCGGCCTTCGGGCCGCTTTTTTTGTGCCTGCTAGCTGTCGATCGGGGAAAGGGGCGGTCCAGACTTCATGCGGGGCCGTGACTCACCCAGTCGACACCTGGTCCGGCTTGATGGCCGTCAGCTTGAAGGAGAAGTTGGGGAGCACCCTTTTGCAAGCAAGGTTGCCGATGCATATGTCGGCAACGATACGGTAGAAGTGCATGCAGTCCGTTCAGTAAGGCCGTCGTGTTGAACTCAGGCGCGTGGGCGCTGGTTGCGCCGAGATGTATCACCACTTCGTCCCGAGGGCGCGAGCGTTACAGAACCCGCGCTGTTCGGCGTATAGTCACGAAAGATCCGGCAGGAGAAACCCGTCTCTGGGAGTTTTCAGTAGAGCTTTTCGTGCGGGCCATACGGAATGACCGTATCGCCATTACGGGCCAGATTCAGCATGGCGCGTGAGCGCTCATCCAGCATATCGGCGTCCAGGGCGCGCTCGTTCAGGCTGCCGATACGGCGCTTCCAGACGGCCTGTTCAGCGTCCGCATCTTTCTGGGCCTGAAGCGCCTGATCCATCAGTTTGAGCTGCTGGTGATAGGCCTTGATCCCGTGGTCGCCCTGAAGCGCGTTCCAGCCGAAATAGGCTGTGAGACCGAGAAACAGAGCCGGAGGGACAACGGCACGTACAAAACGACGGATAGCACGAACGATCTGCACGGGAACTCCATCAATCCAGTCACAACCTGCCTGAGCTAGACTAGCCTCAGCTTGCGATCGCTGACAATCGTGTAAACGCAATGAGGGAGAGAATGACTCTCTCCCCCATGCTTGCGTAGTGCAAAAAGGCTCAGGCGCGCGGGAGGATCGAGCGGCCTGCGTAACGGGCGGCGGTTGCCAGCTCGTTTTCAATGCGGATCAGCTGATTGTACTTTGCCGTGCGATCCGAGCGTGACAGCGAGCCCGTCTTGATCTGACCGCAATTGGTCGCCACCGCGAGATCAGCAATGATCGAATCTTCAGTCTCACCCGAGCGATGGCTCATGACGCACTTGTAGCCGGCGCGATGCGCGGTTTCCATGGCGCGGAGCGTTTCGGTCAGCGTGCCGATCTGGTTGACCTTCACCAGCAGCGCGTTGGCCGTGTTGTTCTCGATGCCACGCACCAGACGCTCGGTGTTGGTTACGAACAGATCGTCCCCGACGAGCTGCAGCTTGTGGCCAAGCTTTGCTGTCAGCTCTGCCCAGCCTTCCCAGTCGTCTTCTGCAAGGCCGTCTTCGATCGAAACGATCGGATAACGTGCTGCGAGATCGGCCAGGTAGTCGATCATGCCCGAGGAGTCGAGATCGCGGCCTTCGCCGTCCATCTTGTAACGGCCATCGCGATAGAATTCGGTGGCGGCACAATCAAGCGCGAAGGTGACGTCTTCACCGAGGCGGTAACCAGCACCTTCGACCGACTTCGAGATGAAGCCAAGCGCTTCGTCTGCCGACTTCAGACCCGGAGCAAAGCCGCCTTCGTCACCAACATTGGTGTTGTGGCCCGCTGCATGCAGGTTCTTCTTCAGATGAGCGAAGATTTCCGATCCCATACGAACGGCGTCCATGATCGTCGGTGCGCCGACCGGCTGGATCATGAATTCCTGGATGTCGATGGGGTTATCGGCATGCTGGCCACCATTGACGATGTTCATCATCGGCACGGGCAGGGTGTGCGCGAAAACGCCACCGACATAGCGATAGAGCGGGATATCCAGCTCAAGCGCGGTTGCCTTGGCGGTCGCCAGCGAGACGGCAAGGATCGAGTTGGCACCCAGACGCGCCTTGTTCGGCGTGCCGTCCAGCTCGATCATGGCTTCGTCGATGGCGATCTGATCCGACGATTCGGCGCCCTGCAGGGCGTCAAGGATCTCGCCTTCAGCGAAGGCAGCAGCCTTGAGAACGCCCTTGCCACCATAACGCGACTTGTCGCCGTCACGCAGCTCGACGGCCTCATGGGCACCGGTGGAGGCACCGGACGGAACAGCAGCGCGGCCCTTGGCACCCGAGGACAGTTCAACCTCGACTTCTACAGTCGGATTGCCACGGCTATCCAGAATCTCGCGAGCAATGATATCAATAATGGCGCTCATTTGGGGGCTCCCTGTTTGAACGTTCGAACTTCGGGCATCACAAGGCGTCGAGACACCGGCGCTGTCAACTGGCGTTATGTGAAATGAGGATGGATATTCCGTGAGACCCCTGTCACTGCTCGTCATTTTCCTTGGTATCGCCGGTCTGGTGCCATTTATCACCCTCGCTATGGCGGCCTTGTTCTGGGGTAGTCTGGGGCCAGTCACCCATATTGGCGTGGCGATGCTGGCCTATGGCGGCTGCATCCTGTCGTTCCTGGGGGCGGTTCACTGGGGGCTGGCGCTTGAGCAGCCTGCCATCATGCCAGCACAGGGCATGGGAGCGATTAACCGACGCAGGCTGTTCCTCGGTGTCATGCCGTCGCTCTGGAGCTGGATCGCCATCTATGCAGGCGTCGTCTGGGCACCGCGCGGCGGTATCCTGATGGAAATGATCGGCTTTGTTCTGGTGTTGATGGCCGAGCGCGCTGCCTATCGCAAGGGCGCCCTGCCTGCTGGATACTTCCCGTTCCGCGCCCTGCTGACGGCTGTCGTGGTGCTTTGTCTGGCCGCCTGCCTCAGCGCACCGCTCCAGCCTTACACGATCTGAAAGACAGGCTCGCAGATCACAGGGAAATTTACCGAGCGGGCAATGAAGCAATGGGCATGAGCCTGATCGTGCAGGCTTTGTGCCTGCTCGACCGAACTTCCGCTCGCCAGAGTGATGACGGGGCGCAGAACAGCGCTCTCAAATTCACCATCCCCTTGCGCGTTTTCCATCATCACGGCTTCGGCGGCGTCGCGATAGGCCGTCACGACAAGGCCGGCACCTGCAGCAAGACCGAGATACCAGAGCTTGTGGCAGGCACTCAGCGAGGCGAGGAGCAGTTCACCGGGATTCCAGCCCGTCGGATCACCATGAAAGCTGGGATCTGCCGAGCCGTGAATCACGGGTTTGCCTTCGGCCGCAATATCATGGTTGCGGCTATAGACATGCCATGAGCGCGTGCCGAGCCCGTGATTGCCGGTCCATTCGGTCTGAACCGAATAGACGTGTCGCTTAGAACCCATTGGACTTGGCAAGCCTGTCGAAAGCCTGGAGCGTTTTCAGGAGTTCGCGCATCTCTGAAAGCGGCACCATGTTCGGGCCGTCGCTCGGCGCCTGGTCGGGGTTTTCGTGCGTTTCAATAAACACGGCGGCAACACCGATAGCCACAGCGGCACGGGCGAGGGGAGGCACGAATTCACGTTGCCCGCCTGACGCACCACCAAGGCCGCCCGGCTGCTGAACAGAGTGTGTGGCATCGAAAACCACCGGATAGCCGGTCGAGGCCATGATCGGCAGGCCGCGCATGTCGCTCACCAGCGTATTATAGCCAAAGCTCGTGCCGCGATCGCACAGCATGATTTTTTCATTGCCAGTCGACGCGATCTTGGCTGCAACGTTGGCCATGTCCCAGGGGGCGAGAAACTGACCCTTCTTGACATTGATAGCCCGACCCGTTTCGCCAGCCGCGAGCAGCAGATCGGTCTGGCGGCACAGAAAGGCAGGGATCTGAAGCACATCGACTGCCTCGGCAGCAGGCTTGCACTGTTCCGCGCCATGCACGTCGGTCAGTACCGGACAGCCGAATTCCTCACGGATACCCGCAAGAATATCGAGCCCTTCGGCAAGGCCGATCCCTCTTTGCGCCTTGAGAGACGTGCGATTGGCCTTGTCGAACGAGCTCTTGTAGATCCAGCCGATGCCAAGATCGCCACAGATCTCGGCAAGACCAGCTGCCATATCGCGTGCATGGGCGCGGGATTCGATCTGGCAGGGGCCTGCAATCAGCGTGAAGGGCTGCTTGTTGCCAATGGTGAGCGAACCAAGGGTGATATCATTCATGCGAGGCGGGCTTTCTTGACGGCAGCCTCGATGAATCCGGCGAAGAGCGGATGCGGAGCGAAAGGCTTGGACATGTATTCCGGGTGATACTGCACGCCCACGAACCACGGATGATCCGGATATTCGACCACTTCCGGCAGAACATCATCGGGCGACATACCCGAAAACACGAGGCCAGTGGCTTCGAGCTGCTGACGATAATGCACGTTCACCTCGTAGCGGTGGCGATGCCGCTCACGCACTTCGGTCGTGCCATAGATTTCGGCAGCGCGTGAACCGGGCTTGAGCTTGGCCGGGTAGGCGCCAAGGCGCATCGTGCCACCCATTTCGCCATGCTCACGGCGGCGCAGCATCTCGTTGCCACGTGCCCATTCGGTCATGAGACCCACCAGCGGTTCATCGGTCGGGCCGAACTCCGTGGAAGAGGCCTTGTCGAGACCAGCCAGGGAGCGGGCGCACTCGATAACCGCCATCTGCATGCCGAAGCAGATACCAAGGAAGGGCACGCCGTTTTCACGGGCATAGCGCACAGCCTCGATCTTGCCTTCGGAGCCACGCTCGCCAAATCCGCCCGGCACGAGAATGCCGTCGACCCGACCGAGCGCTGCGATCGATTCGGGATTCTTCTCGAACGTTTCGGATTCGACCCATTCGAGGCGGACCTTGACGCTGTTGGCAATGCCACCATGCAGCAGCGCTTCGATGAGCGATTTGTAGCTGTCGAGAAGCGCCGTGTATTTACCAACCACGGCGATACGGACCTCACCATCGGGATGACGCAGCGTTTCGACAATTTTGGTCCAGCGGCTCAGATCGGGCTCGCCATCCACAGGCAGGCCGAAATAACGCAGCACCTCATTGTCCATGCCTTCCTTGTGGTAGGAAATCGGACAGGCATAGATGGTGTCGACGTCCAGCGCGGCAATCACGGCTTCGGGACGCACATTACAGAAGCTGGCGATCTTGCGACGCTCATTGGTCGGGATCGCGCGGTCCGAGCGGCAGATGAGCATCTGCGGCTGGATGCCGACATTCTGCAGTTCCTTGACCGAATGCTGGGTCGGCTTCGTTTTCAGTTCACCGGCTGCGGGGATGTAGGGCAGGAGGGTGAGATGCACGCACATGGTGTGCGCCGGGCCCAGATCGTTGCGCAGCTGACGGATCGATTCGAGGAACGGCAGGCTTTCGATATCGCCCACAGTGCCGCCGATTTCGACCAGCACGAAATCATAGCCATCGGTGCCAGCCACGACGGCTTCCTTGATGGCGTCTGTGATATGGGGAATGACCTGCACGGTCGCGCCGAGATAATCGCCACGTCGTTCGCGGGCAATCACTTCAGAATAGATGCGTCCCGTCGTGGCGTTATCGGCCTTTCGGGCATGAACCCCGGTGAAACGCTCGTAATGGCCGAGGTCGAGATCGGTCTCGGCCCCGTCATCGGTTACGAACACTTCGCCATGCTGATAGGGGCTCATGGTCCCCGGATCCACATTGAGATAGGGGTCGAGCTTGCGCATGCGGACCTTGTAGCCGCGCGCCTGGAGGAGAGCCGCAAGAGCCGCAGAAGCGATGCCCTTGCCGAGAGAGGAAACCACGCCACCGGTGATGAATACGAACCGAGTCATGGAAGGCTCTCCTACACCGGATCGTGTTCCGAGGGAACGAGAAGAATGCCGCCCGAGGACCCGGGCGGAAGAAATTTTTCGTTCTGTTGCGTTACTGCTTCGCAGGCGCCGCCGGAGCGGGTGTTGCGGCGGGCGTCTGGGTGGTCGTGCTGGTGGCCGGTGCGGCAGGCGTCGTCGGGGCGGGGGGCTGCGCCAGAATGTCGCTGCCTGCGTTCGTCGAGGCGCCGCGGTTCAGTACCGCGAGCAAAAGGCACAGCACCATGAAAACGCCTGCGAGCACTGATGTGGTGCGCGTAAGTAGATTGGCCGTGCCGCGTCCCGTCATGAACGATCCCATGCCCTGGCTGCTGCCAATGCCAAGACCACCGCCCTCGCTACGCTGGATAAGGATCACGCCGATCAGGGCGATAGTCACAAGGAAATTGAGAACGAGCAGCAGCGTGGTCATGTCCGGCTTTCATGTAAACGCAATATATATGCCGTCAGGACGCCGACGAGAGACCTGCCTTTGCGATGCCGAGAAAGGATTCGGCAGACAGGCTGGCTCCGCCGACGAGCACGCCCCCCACACCGGAAACAGCGAGGATGGACGCGGCATCTTCGGGCTTGACTGAGCCGCCATACAGGACCCGTGGTGTTTTGTCATCCGTTTCCAGATGACGACGCAGCACCTCATGAATCAGCGTCATGCGGGATTCGATATCCTGTTCGGTTGCCGCCTTGCCCGTGCCGATGGCCCAGATGGGCTCATAGGCCACGATGCCCTGGAACGATCTGGGCAGACATTCTACGATCTGGCGTGTCAGCCAGGCCTCTGCCTGTCCATCGCGTTTCTGGGTCGCGCTCTCTCCCACGCAGATGACCGGGCAAAGACCGAATTTCTGTGCCGTCACGGCCTTGCGTCGGATAAGAGCATTGTCCTCGTGATGATGTTCTCGTCGCTCGGAATGACCAAGCAGCACATGTCTGACCCCAAGATCTGTCAGCATGGGGGCGGAGATATCCCCCGTATAGGCTCCTTCGGCTTCGGCATGGCAGTCCTGCGCCCCAAGCCCGATGCCAGTTGATTGCAGGATGGGGGCAATGAGAGCTGTCAGGGTAAAGGGAGGGGCAAGCACGACGTCGCGCTGCGCCACAACGGGCCCGATTGCGTCTGCAATTTCGGTAGCAAGTTCCGAACCCCGACCGCGAAGGCCATGCATCTTCCAGTTGCCCATGATCATCTGGCGCATCATGTATCCTTCAACGATCCTGCATTAACCGGCGAGCGATGTTCCTGCTTAGCGGATGTTTTCCGACCGGAGACAGAGGGGAACGGCGATTGTTCGCCATCTTTGCATCATCTTATCGTCAGATGAGTGACAAGCGTTGCATCGGGCATGGGCGCTTGATGTCTTCCGGGCAAGGGCGCCGTCTGGTCAAGTCAAGCGTGTCAGACTATGGTCCTGCCATTCAATCCCTGGCGAATTGCGGATCCTGGACGCGTATGATTTCGACTTTGCGGCATCTTGTTGTCGATTCCTGGCTTGGGCGCATTATTGCGCTTCTCATTTTTCTGGCCTTCGTTGGCTGGGGCGTCGGCGATATGGTCGGCAGCTATAACGGTGATCAGGCCAATACTGCCGTGAAGATCGGGACCCGACAGATCGGGGCCCAGGATCTCGCCAATGCCATTCAGAACGAAATGCCGCGTGTTGCGCAGCAGATGGGGCTGAGCAACCCGTCCCAACTGACCCCGGCTGTGCGTGAGCAGGTTGCCCAGGGTGTGCTTCAGCGCATGCTGGCGCAGAACGAGGTTCTGGCCCTGGCGGACCGCAACGGCATGAAAGTGCCCGATGCTCTCGTTCGTAACGAGATCTTTGGCATGAGCGTGTTTCATGGCACGGACGGGCAGTTCGACCGCAAGCTCTTCAATAGCAAGCTGAGCCAGATCCATATCACGGAGCGTGATCTTCTGGCGAAGGTGCGTGATGATATCGGTGCGCGTAACCTGCTCGAAGGTCTTGGCAACGGCATGAAGGTACCGGGCTCGGTGCTTGATCAGCTTCTGTCCTATAATACGCTTGCGCATCAGGTGGACCTTCTGCGTCTCGACAGCGCCTCTGTGGCCGTGCCGGTCGCCCCCGAGGAGGCACAGCTTCGCCGCTTCTATGATCTGCATCCTTGGCTTTATCGTTCGGCAGAATATCGTCATGCCAAGCTTGTCCTGCTCTCGGCAGACACGATTGCTCGCACGCTCACCATTCCCGATGCCGATCTCAAGCGCTTCTACGAGTTCGAGATCCAGAAATACGATGTGCCGGAAACGCGTAGTCTCGAGGTGCTGACGCTTCAGGACCGGACGGCTGCCGAGGCCGTCCTGGCAGCCTGGAAAGCCAGTGGCGATTACGCCGCTCTTCAGAAGCAGAATCCGGCCGCCGCAGCTGTTGCCTTCCCCAATGCGCGCAAGGCCGATATCCCGAGCCCTGAACTGGCGAAGGCTGCGTTTGAAGCGCCTTCCGGCGTGATCGAAGGGCCGATCGAGAGCCCCGCAGGCTGGATCGTTTTCCGCGTCACGGCAATCAATGCACCGCACAAGACCGATTTCGACCATGCGAAAGCCGATATCCGTGATGAAGTGGCCCGCTCGCAGGCCCCGCAAATTCTTGGTGGACGCGTGGCTTCGCTGCAGGATGCCATAGCGGGTAGCGCGGACCTCGAGCAGATACCGACCGACATCGGCGCCGTGCCGGCTCAGGGGTCGCTCGATGCCCAGGGCCTGACGAAAGATGGTGAGGTTGCGCCTCTGCCGGGGAGCGATGCCGTCCGCAAGGCCATTATCGCGCGCATCTTCAGTCAGAAGAAGGGCGAGAAGCCCTCGCTGGTCAACGGCCCGGACGGCAGTGCCTTCGCGGTGCTCGTGGACGAGATCGAGCCTGGCCATGTGAAGCCCTATGACACCGTGCGCGAGCAGGTGGGGCATGACTGGCTTCGCGAGCGTCAGATGCACATGGCAGACGAGCGCGCCACCACGCTCATGCAGGCAGCCCGCAAATCGGGTGGTCTCGACAAGGCCGTGGCGGGCACGACCGATGAAGCTCAGATGCAGAAGGATCTGATGATCTCGCGCATGCAGAATGGTAACCTGCCATCTGCTCTTCTTTCGCAGATTTTTTCGACCCCGGTTGGCAAGACCGGCATGATGGCCGATGGTGACGCGCTGTATGTGTTCACGGTCAAGGCGACCAAGCCTGCAAGCCCTGAGAGCACCAAGGCGCTTCGCGCCTCCATGCAGTCTCAGCTGCAGGACACATTGCGCGCTGATGTGCCGGTGGTGTTTGTCCATTCGCTGGAAGGGCAGATCAAGCCAGTGCCGAACATGCCGGTGCTCCAGCAGGCGCTCAAGGCGGGAACCGGACAGGAATGACGACCGAATTTCTCACGCGTATCGAGGCTGCCGACCTTCTGACGCCGGTCGCGGCTTTCATGAAGCTTTCCTCGCTGGTGCCCGCTCAGGCGGGTGGCGGTGAGGGGCGTCCATATCGTCTGCTGTTCGAAAGTGTCGAAGGCGGCGCCGCGCGTGGGCGATATTCGGTCATAGCCCTGTTGCCGGATCTCGTCTGGCGCTGTGCTCATGGCGTTGCCTCAATCAACACTGCGCCGCACGACGCAGGGTCGGTATTTACCGAGATCGACGAGGCACCGTTGGTTTCCCTGCGCCGTCTCATCGATGAAAGCCGCGCCGAGTTGCCGGATTCACTGCCCACCATGATCGGGGGCGTTTTCGGCTATCTGGGCTACGACATGGTCCGGCAGATGGAAATCCTGCCGAATGCGCCGCAGGATGATCTGCACCTGCCCGATGGCGTGATGATGCGTCCGGGACTGTTTGCCGTGTTCGACTCGGTGCGGGACGAGCTGCACCTTGCCGTGCCCTTGC
The sequence above is drawn from the Asaia bogorensis NBRC 16594 genome and encodes:
- a CDS encoding FtsB family cell division protein, with product MQIVRAIRRFVRAVVPPALFLGLTAYFGWNALQGDHGIKAYHQQLKLMDQALQAQKDADAEQAVWKRRIGSLNERALDADMLDERSRAMLNLARNGDTVIPYGPHEKLY
- a CDS encoding DUF3429 domain-containing protein; the encoded protein is MRPLSLLVIFLGIAGLVPFITLAMAALFWGSLGPVTHIGVAMLAYGGCILSFLGAVHWGLALEQPAIMPAQGMGAINRRRLFLGVMPSLWSWIAIYAGVVWAPRGGILMEMIGFVLVLMAERAAYRKGALPAGYFPFRALLTAVVVLCLAACLSAPLQPYTI
- a CDS encoding CTP synthase, translated to MTRFVFITGGVVSSLGKGIASAALAALLQARGYKVRMRKLDPYLNVDPGTMSPYQHGEVFVTDDGAETDLDLGHYERFTGVHARKADNATTGRIYSEVIARERRGDYLGATVQVIPHITDAIKEAVVAGTDGYDFVLVEIGGTVGDIESLPFLESIRQLRNDLGPAHTMCVHLTLLPYIPAAGELKTKPTQHSVKELQNVGIQPQMLICRSDRAIPTNERRKIASFCNVRPEAVIAALDVDTIYACPISYHKEGMDNEVLRYFGLPVDGEPDLSRWTKIVETLRHPDGEVRIAVVGKYTALLDSYKSLIEALLHGGIANSVKVRLEWVESETFEKNPESIAALGRVDGILVPGGFGERGSEGKIEAVRYARENGVPFLGICFGMQMAVIECARSLAGLDKASSTEFGPTDEPLVGLMTEWARGNEMLRRREHGEMGGTMRLGAYPAKLKPGSRAAEIYGTTEVRERHRHRYEVNVHYRQQLEATGLVFSGMSPDDVLPEVVEYPDHPWFVGVQYHPEYMSKPFAPHPLFAGFIEAAVKKARLA
- the kdsA gene encoding 3-deoxy-8-phosphooctulonate synthase; this translates as MNDITLGSLTIGNKQPFTLIAGPCQIESRAHARDMAAGLAEICGDLGIGWIYKSSFDKANRTSLKAQRGIGLAEGLDILAGIREEFGCPVLTDVHGAEQCKPAAEAVDVLQIPAFLCRQTDLLLAAGETGRAINVKKGQFLAPWDMANVAAKIASTGNEKIMLCDRGTSFGYNTLVSDMRGLPIMASTGYPVVFDATHSVQQPGGLGGASGGQREFVPPLARAAVAIGVAAVFIETHENPDQAPSDGPNMVPLSEMRELLKTLQAFDRLAKSNGF
- the secG gene encoding preprotein translocase subunit SecG gives rise to the protein MTTLLLVLNFLVTIALIGVILIQRSEGGGLGIGSSQGMGSFMTGRGTANLLTRTTSVLAGVFMVLCLLLAVLNRGASTNAGSDILAQPPAPTTPAAPATSTTTQTPAATPAPAAPAKQ
- the rpmG gene encoding 50S ribosomal protein L33, which produces MAKTNVIQIRLVSTADTGYFYVTKKNARSATGKMEVRKYDPVVRKHVAFREAKIK
- a CDS encoding peptidylprolyl isomerase produces the protein MISTLRHLVVDSWLGRIIALLIFLAFVGWGVGDMVGSYNGDQANTAVKIGTRQIGAQDLANAIQNEMPRVAQQMGLSNPSQLTPAVREQVAQGVLQRMLAQNEVLALADRNGMKVPDALVRNEIFGMSVFHGTDGQFDRKLFNSKLSQIHITERDLLAKVRDDIGARNLLEGLGNGMKVPGSVLDQLLSYNTLAHQVDLLRLDSASVAVPVAPEEAQLRRFYDLHPWLYRSAEYRHAKLVLLSADTIARTLTIPDADLKRFYEFEIQKYDVPETRSLEVLTLQDRTAAEAVLAAWKASGDYAALQKQNPAAAAVAFPNARKADIPSPELAKAAFEAPSGVIEGPIESPAGWIVFRVTAINAPHKTDFDHAKADIRDEVARSQAPQILGGRVASLQDAIAGSADLEQIPTDIGAVPAQGSLDAQGLTKDGEVAPLPGSDAVRKAIIARIFSQKKGEKPSLVNGPDGSAFAVLVDEIEPGHVKPYDTVREQVGHDWLRERQMHMADERATTLMQAARKSGGLDKAVAGTTDEAQMQKDLMISRMQNGNLPSALLSQIFSTPVGKTGMMADGDALYVFTVKATKPASPESTKALRASMQSQLQDTLRADVPVVFVHSLEGQIKPVPNMPVLQQALKAGTGQE
- the eno gene encoding phosphopyruvate hydratase encodes the protein MSAIIDIIAREILDSRGNPTVEVEVELSSGAKGRAAVPSGASTGAHEAVELRDGDKSRYGGKGVLKAAAFAEGEILDALQGAESSDQIAIDEAMIELDGTPNKARLGANSILAVSLATAKATALELDIPLYRYVGGVFAHTLPVPMMNIVNGGQHADNPIDIQEFMIQPVGAPTIMDAVRMGSEIFAHLKKNLHAAGHNTNVGDEGGFAPGLKSADEALGFISKSVEGAGYRLGEDVTFALDCAATEFYRDGRYKMDGEGRDLDSSGMIDYLADLAARYPIVSIEDGLAEDDWEGWAELTAKLGHKLQLVGDDLFVTNTERLVRGIENNTANALLVKVNQIGTLTETLRAMETAHRAGYKCVMSHRSGETEDSIIADLAVATNCGQIKTGSLSRSDRTAKYNQLIRIENELATAARYAGRSILPRA
- a CDS encoding OsmC family protein, translating into MGSKRHVYSVQTEWTGNHGLGTRSWHVYSRNHDIAAEGKPVIHGSADPSFHGDPTGWNPGELLLASLSACHKLWYLGLAAGAGLVVTAYRDAAEAVMMENAQGDGEFESAVLRPVITLASGSSVEQAQSLHDQAHAHCFIARSVNFPVICEPVFQIV
- the tpiA gene encoding triose-phosphate isomerase produces the protein MRQMIMGNWKMHGLRGRGSELATEIADAIGPVVAQRDVVLAPPFTLTALIAPILQSTGIGLGAQDCHAEAEGAYTGDISAPMLTDLGVRHVLLGHSERREHHHEDNALIRRKAVTAQKFGLCPVICVGESATQKRDGQAEAWLTRQIVECLPRSFQGIVAYEPIWAIGTGKAATEQDIESRMTLIHEVLRRHLETDDKTPRVLYGGSVKPEDAASILAVSGVGGVLVGGASLSAESFLGIAKAGLSSAS